One segment of Megachile rotundata isolate GNS110a chromosome 6, iyMegRotu1, whole genome shotgun sequence DNA contains the following:
- the LOC100880153 gene encoding rho GTPase-activating protein 44 isoform X2, with protein MKKQFFRVKQLADQTFSRAGKTEVLTDDLQAADKHVEQIRLALIGLNKRLGNLPNQIITQDSVVKEKRLKKCPEYILGQTMLENAPEDGLMSFTLLECGRAQMHLATETIEHEAKVEQYVATPLQHILDTDVPNILKHKKNLARLILDMDSMRTRYQQASKHSAGTGATKIDNLREELEEAEAKVEQCRDQLAAEMFQLMSRETELANTIIQYVKLQRAYHESALHCLEDLIPGLERYINDNQMKPVYGYPLEEHLRVTNRKIALPIQLCVSALLRLGMEEEGLFRIAGAASKSRRIKLSLDACCLTLPTALEYKDPHVIAGALKSYLRELPEPLLTYKLYSEWMAAAKITHNEARLRALWDVLHKLPPANLENLRFLIKFLAVLTKNQDVNKMSPQNIAIVIAPNLIWSPQEDVNTMVMNMSTANNSSLIVDQLITYADWFFPGEVDFDRDLELGIINGSENQTTTMRRCISNSSLSDHGESPPQGSPKPAVRRKNKPAPTPPNNTTPDKHDKKPDDKPPPTPDKPPRPLTCKLQKHEVASTESTNKHETNTEKQDGSTETENKQQSTEINVAIDSPSYTCLTHVNEIQNEPHSLDTETENNSQEIEKHEKILNVSEKTDNAPCNKSIAELENSEASTHGLRIIPAEKPHPSTLERRRPVAAPRSINNIVHNTETVELRKKPDISNSMCVSTPERSSKPAIPERPVGLIRPSSLIKQQPRHSNENLDAETGPLTLERAHVYSVDKQQRSPSVGSRPSSMSLYGERPEKPTKLNAPEQTKAHVRTRSEGNIIDVQTQTETVVVLKSPQQPVPASPRFHQRPPRPQPPPPPPPTTRIKSEQESTNL; from the exons ATGAAGAAACAATTCTTTAGAGTCAAACAGCTCGCTGATCAAACATTTTCTAG aGCTGGTAAGACAGAAGTTCTCACGGATGATTTACAAGCTGCGGACAAACATGTAGAACAAATTAGACTAGCTCTCATCGGTTTAAACAAAAGACTTGGTAATCTACCAAATCAAATTATAACACAAGACTCTGTGGTTAAAGAAAAACGATTG AAAAAATGCCCAGAATATATATTAGGGCAAACAATGTTGGAAAACGCCCCTGAAGATGGCCTCATGAGTTTCACACTTTTGGAATGTGGCCGTGCACAGATGCATTTAGCTACTGAAACAATTGAACATGAAGCAAAAGTTGAACAATACGTTGCAACACCTCTTCAACATATTTTAGATACAGATGTaccaaatatattaaaacataaGAAAAATTTAGCTAGGTTAATCTTAGACATGGACAGCATGAGAACAAGATATCAACAAGCCAGCAAGCATAGTGCtg GCACGGGTGCAACGAAAATAGATAATCTAAGAGAAGAATTGGAAGAAGCTGAAGCTAAAGTTGAACAATGTAGAGATCAATTGGCTGCAGAAATGTTTCAGCTCATGTCACGAGAAACTGAATTAGCAAATACTATCATTCAGTATGTAAAACTTCAAAGAGCTTATCATGAAAGTGCACTGCATTGTCTTGAAGATCTTATTCCTGGGTTAGAAAGATACATTA ATGATAATCAAATGAAACCAGTTTATGGTTATCCACTTGAAGAACATCTCAGAGTAACTAACAGAAAAATAGCATTACCTATTCAATTATGTGTATCTGCATTATTGAGATTAGGTATGGAGGAAGAGGGTCTTTTTAGAATAGCTGGTGCTGCGTCAAAATCGCGACGTATTAAATTAAGTTTAGATGCTTGTTGCCTTACACTCCCAACTGCACTGGAGTATAAGGATCCACACGTAATCGCTGGTGCACTAAAATCATACTTACGAGAACTTCCTGAGCCTCTTTTAACTTACAA ATTATATTCTGAATGGATGGCAGCTGCAAAAATAACACATAATGAAGCAAGATTAAGAGCTCTTTGGGATGTACTGCATAAATTACCACcagcaaatttagaaaatttaaggtTCCTAATCAAATTTTTGGCTGTACTTACTAAAAATCAAGATGTAAACAAAATGTCGCCtcaaaatattgcaattgtTATTGCACCTAATTTAATTTGGAGTCCGCAAGAGGATGTAAATACAATGGt gaTGAATATGAGCACAGCTAATAATTCTAGTCTTATAGTTGATCAGTTGATTACATATGCAGATTGGTTTTTTCCTGGTGAAGTTGATTTCGACCGAGATTTAGAACTTGGAATTATAAATGGTTCAGAGAATCAAACTACAACTATGCGTCGTTGCATTTCTAACAGTAGTCTCAGTGATCATGGTGAAAGCCCTCCTCAAGGTAGTCCCAAGCCAGCAGTCCGTAGAAAAAATAAGCCAGCACCAACACCACCAAATAACACTACACCAGATAAACATGATAAAAAACCTGACGATAAACCACCGCCTACACCTGATAAGCCACCTAGACCTTTAACGTGTAAGCTTCAAAAACATGAAGTGGCTAGTACTGAATCGACGAACAAACATGAAACTAATACAGAAAAACAAGATGGGAGTACAGAAACAGAAAACAAGCAGCAGAGTACAGAAATAAATGTTGCTATCGATTCTCCATCATATACGTGTTTGACACATGTTAATGAGATACAAAATGAACCACATTCGCTGGACACAGAAACGGAAAATAATAGTCAAGAAATcgaaaaacatgaaaaaattttaaatgtttctgAAAAAACAGACAATGCACCATGTAACAAATCCATTgcggaacttgagaattcggaagcttCTACGCATGGACTAAGAATAATCCCAGCAGAAAAACCACACCCTTCTACTTTGGAAAGAAGAAGACCGGTAGCCGCTCCAAGAAGTATAAACAATATAGTACATAATACag aaaccGTGGAGTTGCGTAAAAAACCAGATATCAGTAATTCCATGTGTGTAAGTACACCGGAGAGAAGTAGCAAGCCAGCCATACCGGAACGACCGGTTGGATTAATCCGGCCTTCAAGTCTTATCAAGCAACAACCACGCCACAGTAACGAGAACTTAGATGCTGAGACAGGG CCTTTAACTTTGGAAAGAGCTCATGTATATTCAGTGGACAAACAGCAG AGAAGCCCCAGTGTAGGTAGTCGACCTTCGTCTATGTCCTTGTATGGTGAACGACCGGAGAAGCCTACGAAGTTGAATGCTCCAGAACAAACGAAAGCTCACGTGCGAACCAGATCAGAAGGAAACATTATCGATGTACAAACACAGACTGAGACGGTAGTAGTTCTTAAATCACCGCAACAACCAGTTCCGGCTTCCCCAAGATTTCATCAGAGGCCTCCACGGCCTCAACCTCCGCCACCGCCTCCACCCACAACACGAATTAAATCGGAGCAAGAAAGTACTAATCTTTAG
- the LOC100880153 gene encoding rho GTPase-activating protein 44 isoform X1, whose amino-acid sequence MKKQFFRVKQLADQTFSRAGKTEVLTDDLQAADKHVEQIRLALIGLNKRLGNLPNQIITQDSVVKEKRLKKCPEYILGQTMLENAPEDGLMSFTLLECGRAQMHLATETIEHEAKVEQYVATPLQHILDTDVPNILKHKKNLARLILDMDSMRTRYQQASKHSAGTGATKIDNLREELEEAEAKVEQCRDQLAAEMFQLMSRETELANTIIQYVKLQRAYHESALHCLEDLIPGLERYINDNQMKPVYGYPLEEHLRVTNRKIALPIQLCVSALLRLGMEEEGLFRIAGAASKSRRIKLSLDACCLTLPTALEYKDPHVIAGALKSYLRELPEPLLTYKLYSEWMAAAKITHNEARLRALWDVLHKLPPANLENLRFLIKFLAVLTKNQDVNKMSPQNIAIVIAPNLIWSPQEDVNTMVMNMSTANNSSLIVDQLITYADWFFPGEVDFDRDLELGIINGSENQTTTMRRCISNSSLSDHGESPPQGSPKPAVRRKNKPAPTPPNNTTPDKHDKKPDDKPPPTPDKPPRPLTCKLQKHEVASTESTNKHETNTEKQDGSTETENKQQSTEINVAIDSPSYTCLTHVNEIQNEPHSLDTETENNSQEIEKHEKILNVSEKTDNAPCNKSIAELENSEASTHGLRIIPAEKPHPSTLERRRPVAAPRSINNIVHNTETVELRKKPDISNSMCVSTPERSSKPAIPERPVGLIRPSSLIKQQPRHSNENLDAETGPLTLERAHVYSVDKQQVSIIQVRGNGNAFCTSGNNNGNAASNLQRSPSVGSRPSSMSLYGERPEKPTKLNAPEQTKAHVRTRSEGNIIDVQTQTETVVVLKSPQQPVPASPRFHQRPPRPQPPPPPPPTTRIKSEQESTNL is encoded by the exons ATGAAGAAACAATTCTTTAGAGTCAAACAGCTCGCTGATCAAACATTTTCTAG aGCTGGTAAGACAGAAGTTCTCACGGATGATTTACAAGCTGCGGACAAACATGTAGAACAAATTAGACTAGCTCTCATCGGTTTAAACAAAAGACTTGGTAATCTACCAAATCAAATTATAACACAAGACTCTGTGGTTAAAGAAAAACGATTG AAAAAATGCCCAGAATATATATTAGGGCAAACAATGTTGGAAAACGCCCCTGAAGATGGCCTCATGAGTTTCACACTTTTGGAATGTGGCCGTGCACAGATGCATTTAGCTACTGAAACAATTGAACATGAAGCAAAAGTTGAACAATACGTTGCAACACCTCTTCAACATATTTTAGATACAGATGTaccaaatatattaaaacataaGAAAAATTTAGCTAGGTTAATCTTAGACATGGACAGCATGAGAACAAGATATCAACAAGCCAGCAAGCATAGTGCtg GCACGGGTGCAACGAAAATAGATAATCTAAGAGAAGAATTGGAAGAAGCTGAAGCTAAAGTTGAACAATGTAGAGATCAATTGGCTGCAGAAATGTTTCAGCTCATGTCACGAGAAACTGAATTAGCAAATACTATCATTCAGTATGTAAAACTTCAAAGAGCTTATCATGAAAGTGCACTGCATTGTCTTGAAGATCTTATTCCTGGGTTAGAAAGATACATTA ATGATAATCAAATGAAACCAGTTTATGGTTATCCACTTGAAGAACATCTCAGAGTAACTAACAGAAAAATAGCATTACCTATTCAATTATGTGTATCTGCATTATTGAGATTAGGTATGGAGGAAGAGGGTCTTTTTAGAATAGCTGGTGCTGCGTCAAAATCGCGACGTATTAAATTAAGTTTAGATGCTTGTTGCCTTACACTCCCAACTGCACTGGAGTATAAGGATCCACACGTAATCGCTGGTGCACTAAAATCATACTTACGAGAACTTCCTGAGCCTCTTTTAACTTACAA ATTATATTCTGAATGGATGGCAGCTGCAAAAATAACACATAATGAAGCAAGATTAAGAGCTCTTTGGGATGTACTGCATAAATTACCACcagcaaatttagaaaatttaaggtTCCTAATCAAATTTTTGGCTGTACTTACTAAAAATCAAGATGTAAACAAAATGTCGCCtcaaaatattgcaattgtTATTGCACCTAATTTAATTTGGAGTCCGCAAGAGGATGTAAATACAATGGt gaTGAATATGAGCACAGCTAATAATTCTAGTCTTATAGTTGATCAGTTGATTACATATGCAGATTGGTTTTTTCCTGGTGAAGTTGATTTCGACCGAGATTTAGAACTTGGAATTATAAATGGTTCAGAGAATCAAACTACAACTATGCGTCGTTGCATTTCTAACAGTAGTCTCAGTGATCATGGTGAAAGCCCTCCTCAAGGTAGTCCCAAGCCAGCAGTCCGTAGAAAAAATAAGCCAGCACCAACACCACCAAATAACACTACACCAGATAAACATGATAAAAAACCTGACGATAAACCACCGCCTACACCTGATAAGCCACCTAGACCTTTAACGTGTAAGCTTCAAAAACATGAAGTGGCTAGTACTGAATCGACGAACAAACATGAAACTAATACAGAAAAACAAGATGGGAGTACAGAAACAGAAAACAAGCAGCAGAGTACAGAAATAAATGTTGCTATCGATTCTCCATCATATACGTGTTTGACACATGTTAATGAGATACAAAATGAACCACATTCGCTGGACACAGAAACGGAAAATAATAGTCAAGAAATcgaaaaacatgaaaaaattttaaatgtttctgAAAAAACAGACAATGCACCATGTAACAAATCCATTgcggaacttgagaattcggaagcttCTACGCATGGACTAAGAATAATCCCAGCAGAAAAACCACACCCTTCTACTTTGGAAAGAAGAAGACCGGTAGCCGCTCCAAGAAGTATAAACAATATAGTACATAATACag aaaccGTGGAGTTGCGTAAAAAACCAGATATCAGTAATTCCATGTGTGTAAGTACACCGGAGAGAAGTAGCAAGCCAGCCATACCGGAACGACCGGTTGGATTAATCCGGCCTTCAAGTCTTATCAAGCAACAACCACGCCACAGTAACGAGAACTTAGATGCTGAGACAGGG CCTTTAACTTTGGAAAGAGCTCATGTATATTCAGTGGACAAACAGCAGGTCAGTATAATACAAGTGCGTGGAAATGGCAATGCATTCTGCACCTCGGGGAACAACAATGGCAACGCGGCTTCGAACTTACAGAGAAGCCCCAGTGTAGGTAGTCGACCTTCGTCTATGTCCTTGTATGGTGAACGACCGGAGAAGCCTACGAAGTTGAATGCTCCAGAACAAACGAAAGCTCACGTGCGAACCAGATCAGAAGGAAACATTATCGATGTACAAACACAGACTGAGACGGTAGTAGTTCTTAAATCACCGCAACAACCAGTTCCGGCTTCCCCAAGATTTCATCAGAGGCCTCCACGGCCTCAACCTCCGCCACCGCCTCCACCCACAACACGAATTAAATCGGAGCAAGAAAGTACTAATCTTTAG
- the LOC100880153 gene encoding rho GTPase-activating protein 44 isoform X3, with amino-acid sequence MKKQFFRVKQLADQTFSRAGKTEVLTDDLQAADKHVEQIRLALIGLNKRLGNLPNQIITQDSVVKEKRLKKCPEYILGQTMLENAPEDGLMSFTLLECGRAQMHLATETIEHEAKVEQYVATPLQHILDTDVPNILKHKKNLARLILDMDSMRTRYQQASKHSAGTGATKIDNLREELEEAEAKVEQCRDQLAAEMFQLMSRETELANTIIQYVKLQRAYHESALHCLEDLIPGLERYINDNQMKPVYGYPLEEHLRVTNRKIALPIQLCVSALLRLGMEEEGLFRIAGAASKSRRIKLSLDACCLTLPTALEYKDPHVIAGALKSYLRELPEPLLTYKLYSEWMAAAKITHNEARLRALWDVLHKLPPANLENLRFLIKFLAVLTKNQDVNKMSPQNIAIVIAPNLIWSPQEDVNTMVMNMSTANNSSLIVDQLITYADWFFPGEVDFDRDLELGIINGSENQTTTMRRCISNSSLSDHGESPPQGSPKPAVRRKNKPAPTPPNNTTPDKHDKKPDDKPPPTPDKPPRPLTCKLQKHEVASTESTNKHETNTEKQDGSTETENKQQSTEINVAIDSPSYTCLTHVNEIQNEPHSLDTETENNSQEIEKHEKILNVSEKTDNAPCNKSIAELENSEASTHGLRIIPAEKPHPSTLERRRPVAAPRSINNIVHNTETVELRKKPDISNSMCVSTPERSSKPAIPERPVGLIRPSSLIKQQPRHSNENLDAETGLLPMDSTNISAWILHFEIQ; translated from the exons ATGAAGAAACAATTCTTTAGAGTCAAACAGCTCGCTGATCAAACATTTTCTAG aGCTGGTAAGACAGAAGTTCTCACGGATGATTTACAAGCTGCGGACAAACATGTAGAACAAATTAGACTAGCTCTCATCGGTTTAAACAAAAGACTTGGTAATCTACCAAATCAAATTATAACACAAGACTCTGTGGTTAAAGAAAAACGATTG AAAAAATGCCCAGAATATATATTAGGGCAAACAATGTTGGAAAACGCCCCTGAAGATGGCCTCATGAGTTTCACACTTTTGGAATGTGGCCGTGCACAGATGCATTTAGCTACTGAAACAATTGAACATGAAGCAAAAGTTGAACAATACGTTGCAACACCTCTTCAACATATTTTAGATACAGATGTaccaaatatattaaaacataaGAAAAATTTAGCTAGGTTAATCTTAGACATGGACAGCATGAGAACAAGATATCAACAAGCCAGCAAGCATAGTGCtg GCACGGGTGCAACGAAAATAGATAATCTAAGAGAAGAATTGGAAGAAGCTGAAGCTAAAGTTGAACAATGTAGAGATCAATTGGCTGCAGAAATGTTTCAGCTCATGTCACGAGAAACTGAATTAGCAAATACTATCATTCAGTATGTAAAACTTCAAAGAGCTTATCATGAAAGTGCACTGCATTGTCTTGAAGATCTTATTCCTGGGTTAGAAAGATACATTA ATGATAATCAAATGAAACCAGTTTATGGTTATCCACTTGAAGAACATCTCAGAGTAACTAACAGAAAAATAGCATTACCTATTCAATTATGTGTATCTGCATTATTGAGATTAGGTATGGAGGAAGAGGGTCTTTTTAGAATAGCTGGTGCTGCGTCAAAATCGCGACGTATTAAATTAAGTTTAGATGCTTGTTGCCTTACACTCCCAACTGCACTGGAGTATAAGGATCCACACGTAATCGCTGGTGCACTAAAATCATACTTACGAGAACTTCCTGAGCCTCTTTTAACTTACAA ATTATATTCTGAATGGATGGCAGCTGCAAAAATAACACATAATGAAGCAAGATTAAGAGCTCTTTGGGATGTACTGCATAAATTACCACcagcaaatttagaaaatttaaggtTCCTAATCAAATTTTTGGCTGTACTTACTAAAAATCAAGATGTAAACAAAATGTCGCCtcaaaatattgcaattgtTATTGCACCTAATTTAATTTGGAGTCCGCAAGAGGATGTAAATACAATGGt gaTGAATATGAGCACAGCTAATAATTCTAGTCTTATAGTTGATCAGTTGATTACATATGCAGATTGGTTTTTTCCTGGTGAAGTTGATTTCGACCGAGATTTAGAACTTGGAATTATAAATGGTTCAGAGAATCAAACTACAACTATGCGTCGTTGCATTTCTAACAGTAGTCTCAGTGATCATGGTGAAAGCCCTCCTCAAGGTAGTCCCAAGCCAGCAGTCCGTAGAAAAAATAAGCCAGCACCAACACCACCAAATAACACTACACCAGATAAACATGATAAAAAACCTGACGATAAACCACCGCCTACACCTGATAAGCCACCTAGACCTTTAACGTGTAAGCTTCAAAAACATGAAGTGGCTAGTACTGAATCGACGAACAAACATGAAACTAATACAGAAAAACAAGATGGGAGTACAGAAACAGAAAACAAGCAGCAGAGTACAGAAATAAATGTTGCTATCGATTCTCCATCATATACGTGTTTGACACATGTTAATGAGATACAAAATGAACCACATTCGCTGGACACAGAAACGGAAAATAATAGTCAAGAAATcgaaaaacatgaaaaaattttaaatgtttctgAAAAAACAGACAATGCACCATGTAACAAATCCATTgcggaacttgagaattcggaagcttCTACGCATGGACTAAGAATAATCCCAGCAGAAAAACCACACCCTTCTACTTTGGAAAGAAGAAGACCGGTAGCCGCTCCAAGAAGTATAAACAATATAGTACATAATACag aaaccGTGGAGTTGCGTAAAAAACCAGATATCAGTAATTCCATGTGTGTAAGTACACCGGAGAGAAGTAGCAAGCCAGCCATACCGGAACGACCGGTTGGATTAATCCGGCCTTCAAGTCTTATCAAGCAACAACCACGCCACAGTAACGAGAACTTAGATGCTGAGACAGGG TTACTGCCAATGGATTCAACAAATATCTCTGCCTGGATATTGCATTTTGAAATACAATAA
- the LOC100882149 gene encoding UNC93-like protein MFSD11, with protein sequence MTLDRNFLNVITLSWGFMLVFTAFQTMGNIEKTVLDSIKKETPNFTGEGYTSLSIIYAVLAICNWLAPSYISMTGPRAAIVTGAFSYVFFIAIFFWPQYILLYCASAVLGLGAALIWTGHGQYLTENSDSETMSRNAGIFWAIFQTSMFTGNLLVYFLFIGSEINASTRKIVFSVLTALAIVGTCLLATLRKSSRGLILGEIEGANRELQIPEPRREEPLLAAWNALADAFKLFITPKMLLLSFTFVYTGIVLTFYSGVYSPSIGFTEAIGDLRVSLVGLSGIFVGIGEVIGGALFGIFASKVSRVCGVWTVVLTGFCVHLFAFLTIFLNLPNDCPFGDTTDVGFINPSPILAMAGSLALGFGDACYNTQVYSLLGTLYAQNNASAFALFKFCQSLAAAVSFAYSNVIGLYIQLLILVISIIVGTITFCFVERIARIENDNTPSEANSTFVTQ encoded by the exons ATGACGTTagatagaaattttttaaatgtaataacATTGAGTTGGGGTTTCATGCTGGTGTTTACAGCATTTCAAACAATGGGCAATATTGAG AAAACCGTGCTGGACAGTATTAAGAAGGAAACTCCAAATTTCACTGGTGAAGGCTATACTAGCTTATCAATAATCTATGCAGTCTTAGCCATTTGCAACTGGTTAGCGCCGTCGTACATCTCCATGACAGGGCCAAGAGCTGCTATAGTTACCGGTGCTTTCAGCTATGTCTTTTTCATAGCAATTTTCTTCTGGCCACAATATATTCTACTTTATTGCGCGTCAGCAGTCCTAGGTCTTGGAGCTGCTTTGATATGGACAGGACATGGGCAGTATTTAACAGAGAACAGTGACTCTGAAACAATGTCCAGAAATGCAGGAATATTTTGGGCCATATTTCAAACTTCGATGTTTACCGGCAATCTCTtagtttattttctatttattggaTCTGAAATTAACGCttcaacgagaaaaattgtatttagtGTTCTTACTGCGTTAGCAATTGTTGGTACATGCTTACTTGCCACCTTAAGAAAGTCATCGCGAGGACTTATTTTGGGTGAAATTGAGGGTGCAAATAGAGAACTTCAAATACCAGAACCGAGACGAGAGGAACCATTGTTAGCCGCTTGGAATGCATTGGCAGACGCATTTAAACTTTTCATTACTCCtaaaatgcttttattatctTTTACATTTGTGTATACTGGAATCGTGTTAACGTTTTATTCTGGGGTTTACTCACCGAGCATTGGATTTACTGAAGCAATTGGTGATTTGCGTGTTAGCTTAGTTGGTCTATCTGGTATTTTCGTCGGAATTGGCGAAGTGATCGGCGGAGCTCTGTTTGGTATCTTTGCATCTAAGGTATCTCGTGTTTGCGGCGTATGGACAGTCGTGCTTACGGGATTTTGTGTACATTTGTTTGCCTTCCTTACCATTTTTCTGAATCTGCCAAATGACTGCCCCTTCGGTGATACTACTGACGTAGGGTTTATTAATCCTTCACCGATTTTAGCCATGGCCGGAAGTCTTGCTTTAGGCTTTGGAGATGCTTGTTATAATACGCAAGTGTACTCGTTATTAGGAACACTTTATGCACAAAACAATGCATCAGCATttgcattatttaaattttgccaATCACTTGCAGCTGCAGTGAGCTTTGCTTACAGTAATGTCATCGGTCTTTATATACAACTTCTTATATTAGTGATAAGTATCATTGTTGGTACTATTACATTTTGTTTTGTTGAACGTATTGCGAGAATAGAAAATGATAATACACCGTCCGAAGCTAATTCAACATTTGTTACACAATAA